Proteins encoded within one genomic window of Amycolatopsis sp. 2-15:
- a CDS encoding GNAT family N-acetyltransferase has product MLTGKLVRLRALETSDAESLYRWIHDPEVGQWMNNSHPRSLDQVRKRCEERTVNTYSHVVLGIESVTSGELIGVIDLRDAEPETGRAELDIYIGEKDHWNGGYGTEAMRLMCRYGFNVMRLHLIALWVVADNERARHVYRKVGFVEDGRHRECFRGSDGKYYDMYLMSLLEPELVD; this is encoded by the coding sequence ATGCTCACGGGCAAGCTGGTGCGGCTGCGGGCACTGGAGACGTCGGACGCGGAGTCGCTGTACCGGTGGATCCACGACCCGGAGGTCGGGCAGTGGATGAACAACTCGCACCCGCGTTCGCTGGACCAGGTGCGCAAGCGCTGCGAGGAACGCACGGTCAACACGTACTCGCACGTGGTCCTGGGCATCGAGTCGGTGACGTCGGGCGAGCTGATCGGCGTCATCGACCTGCGCGACGCCGAACCCGAGACGGGCCGCGCCGAGCTGGACATCTACATCGGCGAGAAGGACCACTGGAACGGCGGTTACGGCACCGAGGCCATGCGGCTGATGTGCCGCTACGGCTTCAACGTGATGCGCCTGCACCTCATCGCCCTGTGGGTCGTCGCCGACAACGAACGCGCGCGCCACGTCTATCGCAAGGTCGGCTTCGTCGAGGACGGCCGGCACCGCGAATGCTTCCGCGGCAGTGACGGGAAGTATTACGACATGTACCTGATGAGCCTGCTGGAACCCGAACTCGTCGACTGA
- the mug gene encoding G/U mismatch-specific DNA glycosylase, with protein sequence MPIRPTKDQLAAAQDKVIPDVIAPGLDVLFCGINPGLYSGALGLHFARPGNRFWPALHAGGFTPRLLDPSEQHELLDLRLGITNVVARTTARADELTDDELREGGKTLVEKVLHAQPRWLAVLGITAYRTAFGEKKAKVGPQDRVIGGTGVWVLPNPSGLNAHWTPAGLASEFAALRARVVT encoded by the coding sequence ATGCCCATCCGACCCACCAAAGACCAGCTCGCCGCCGCGCAGGACAAGGTCATTCCCGACGTCATCGCGCCCGGGTTGGACGTGCTGTTCTGCGGGATCAACCCCGGGCTCTACTCGGGCGCGCTGGGGCTGCACTTCGCGAGGCCCGGCAACCGCTTCTGGCCGGCGCTGCATGCCGGGGGCTTCACGCCGCGGCTGTTGGACCCGAGTGAGCAGCACGAGCTCCTCGATCTGCGCCTCGGGATCACCAACGTCGTCGCGCGGACCACCGCCCGGGCGGACGAGCTGACGGACGACGAGCTGCGCGAAGGCGGCAAGACGCTCGTCGAGAAGGTCCTTCACGCCCAACCTCGCTGGCTCGCTGTGCTGGGCATCACCGCGTACCGGACCGCGTTCGGCGAAAAGAAGGCGAAAGTCGGCCCCCAGGACCGCGTGATCGGCGGGACCGGCGTCTGGGTGCTGCCCAACCCGAGCGGCCTCAACGCCCACTGGACGCCCGCCGGTCTGGCAAGTGAGTTCGCCGCGCTGCGTGCACGGGTTGTCACGTAG
- a CDS encoding acyl-CoA dehydrogenase, which produces MGHYKSNVRDLEFNLFEVLGVQDRLGKGVLAESDEETARGVLSELNKLATGPLAESYADADRNPPVYDPKTFSVKIPESFKKSYKQLLDGEWWRLGLTNDLGGFGLPPTVQWAASELILGANAPLFMYMAGPNFAMIVNNNGTEEQQRWAQLMIDRQWGATMVLTEPDAGSDVGAGRTKAVKQEDGSWHIDGVKRFITSAEHDMSENIMHLVLARPEGPGIETKPGTKGLSLFLVPKFHFDSETGELGERNGAFVTNVEHKMGIKASTTCELTFGQHGTPAKGWLLGEVHNGIAQMFQVIEYARMMVGTKAIATLSTGYLNARDYAKERVQGADLPNMLNKTAPRVTITHHPDVRRSLMLQKAYAEGLRAVYLYTASFQDQLWTQDGDEAALKLAHGINDLLLPVVKGVGSERATEQLVQSLQTLGGSGFLQDYPIEQYIRDAKIDSLYEGTTAIQSLDFFFRKIVRDKGQALAFLAGEITNFIASEAGNGRLKNERALLKQALEDAQGMLGAMIGFLTASQEDPQSINKVGQHTVRLLMSMGDLLVGWQLLKQAEVAIAKLDAGAAAKDVAFYEGKVAVASFFAKSVLPELSSRRTIVEGADNALMELDEAAF; this is translated from the coding sequence ATGGGCCACTACAAGAGCAACGTCCGAGACCTGGAGTTCAACCTCTTCGAGGTACTCGGCGTGCAGGACCGCCTTGGCAAGGGCGTGCTGGCCGAGTCGGACGAGGAGACCGCGCGCGGCGTGCTCTCGGAGCTGAACAAGCTCGCCACCGGCCCGCTCGCCGAGTCCTACGCCGACGCGGACCGCAACCCGCCGGTGTACGACCCCAAGACCTTCAGCGTGAAGATCCCCGAGTCGTTCAAGAAGAGCTACAAGCAGCTCCTGGACGGCGAGTGGTGGCGCCTCGGCCTCACCAACGACCTCGGCGGCTTCGGCCTGCCCCCCACGGTGCAGTGGGCCGCGTCCGAGCTGATCCTGGGCGCCAACGCGCCGCTGTTCATGTACATGGCGGGCCCGAACTTCGCCATGATCGTGAACAACAACGGCACCGAAGAGCAGCAGCGCTGGGCGCAGCTCATGATCGACCGCCAGTGGGGCGCCACGATGGTGCTGACCGAGCCCGACGCGGGCTCCGACGTCGGCGCCGGCCGCACCAAGGCCGTCAAGCAGGAGGACGGCTCCTGGCACATCGACGGTGTGAAGCGGTTCATCACCTCCGCCGAGCACGACATGAGCGAAAACATCATGCACCTCGTGCTGGCGCGCCCCGAGGGTCCCGGCATCGAGACCAAGCCGGGCACCAAGGGCCTGTCGCTGTTCCTCGTGCCGAAGTTCCACTTCGACTCCGAGACCGGTGAGCTGGGCGAGCGCAACGGCGCCTTCGTGACGAACGTCGAGCACAAGATGGGCATCAAGGCGTCCACCACGTGCGAGCTGACCTTCGGCCAGCACGGCACCCCGGCCAAGGGCTGGCTGCTCGGCGAGGTGCACAACGGCATCGCGCAGATGTTCCAGGTCATCGAATACGCCCGGATGATGGTGGGGACCAAGGCCATCGCCACGCTGTCGACCGGTTACCTCAACGCGCGCGACTACGCCAAGGAGCGCGTGCAGGGTGCCGACCTGCCGAACATGCTCAACAAGACCGCGCCGCGCGTCACCATCACGCACCACCCCGACGTGCGCCGTTCGCTGATGCTGCAGAAGGCGTACGCGGAGGGTCTGCGCGCCGTCTACCTGTACACGGCGTCGTTCCAGGACCAGCTGTGGACGCAGGACGGCGACGAGGCGGCGCTGAAGCTCGCGCACGGCATCAATGACCTGCTGCTGCCGGTCGTCAAGGGTGTCGGCTCCGAGCGTGCCACCGAGCAGCTCGTGCAGTCGCTGCAGACGCTCGGCGGGTCCGGCTTCCTGCAGGACTACCCCATCGAGCAGTACATCCGCGACGCGAAGATCGACTCGCTCTACGAGGGCACCACGGCCATCCAGTCGCTCGACTTCTTCTTCCGGAAGATCGTGCGCGACAAGGGCCAGGCGCTCGCGTTCCTCGCCGGTGAGATCACGAACTTCATCGCGTCCGAGGCGGGCAACGGCCGGCTCAAGAACGAGCGCGCCCTGCTCAAGCAGGCCCTCGAGGACGCGCAGGGCATGCTCGGCGCGATGATCGGCTTCCTCACCGCTTCGCAGGAAGACCCGCAGAGCATCAACAAGGTCGGCCAGCACACCGTGCGGCTGCTGATGTCGATGGGCGACCTGCTGGTGGGCTGGCAGCTGCTCAAGCAGGCCGAGGTCGCCATCGCCAAGCTCGACGCGGGCGCGGCGGCCAAGGACGTGGCCTTCTACGAGGGCAAGGTGGCCGTGGCGTCGTTCTTCGCCAAGTCCGTGCTGCCGGAGCTGTCCTCGCGCCGCACGATCGTCGAAGGCGCCGACAACGCGCTGATGGAGCTGGACGAAGCGGCTTTCTGA
- a CDS encoding bifunctional metallophosphatase/5'-nucleotidase, protein MRLFTRLAVTAAAALATVAVTSVPASAAQTTDVRIITLNDLHGNLEPPAGSAGKVFMSDGTSVDAGGAAYVATHVKQLESQVRNSMVLSAGDNVGASPVISALFHDEPTIDFLNELGVKASVVGNHELDEGYQELLRMQFGGCNKTDGCQFRPTYQGANFPILGSNVYFTNGLPALLPFSVQFSGGVPIGIIGATLKDLPSVVTPDAIKGLKFGDEAQAINRTANLLDLLGIKAQVVLLHQGDETLPGSGPNDCKVAPGGEADVIAKNVSPKVDAIFTGHSHQQYNCVINDPAGQPRPVIQGASFGRLLSVVDLKVDLRTRDVIRAQTKAHNEIVTRDVTPDPAVTKLVDEAKTKSGPIANKQVGTITADLTAAGAPSGESTMGDVIADAQLEGTKSNNAVVAITNPGGIRADLNYASSPNGEGDGVVTYGEAFTVQPFANIMQTITLTGANLKNVLEQQWGQPGGTKILQISSSLHYTYSASAPIGSRISNITVNGTPVDPAATFRVSVNNFLAAGGDGFTEFTKGTDLAGGPVDLDALIAYLGAHPGVTPPPADRITMVP, encoded by the coding sequence ATGAGGCTCTTCACCCGGCTCGCGGTCACCGCCGCGGCCGCACTGGCCACTGTGGCCGTTACGAGCGTGCCGGCGTCGGCCGCGCAGACCACGGACGTTCGGATCATCACGCTGAACGACCTGCACGGCAACCTCGAGCCGCCGGCGGGTTCGGCCGGCAAGGTGTTCATGTCCGACGGGACCAGTGTGGACGCGGGCGGCGCGGCGTACGTGGCGACGCACGTGAAGCAGCTCGAGTCGCAGGTGCGCAACTCGATGGTGCTCTCGGCGGGCGACAACGTGGGCGCGTCGCCGGTGATCTCGGCGCTGTTCCACGACGAGCCGACCATCGATTTCCTCAACGAGCTGGGTGTGAAGGCCTCCGTGGTCGGCAACCACGAGCTCGACGAGGGTTACCAGGAACTGCTGCGCATGCAGTTCGGCGGCTGCAACAAGACCGACGGCTGCCAGTTCCGCCCGACGTACCAGGGCGCGAACTTCCCGATCCTCGGGTCCAATGTGTACTTCACGAACGGTCTGCCCGCGCTGCTGCCGTTCTCGGTGCAGTTCTCCGGCGGCGTGCCGATCGGCATCATCGGCGCCACGCTGAAGGACCTGCCCTCGGTCGTCACGCCCGACGCCATCAAGGGCCTCAAGTTCGGCGACGAGGCGCAGGCCATCAACCGCACCGCGAACCTGCTCGACCTGCTGGGCATCAAGGCCCAGGTCGTGCTGCTGCACCAGGGCGACGAGACGCTGCCCGGCTCCGGTCCGAACGACTGCAAGGTGGCGCCGGGCGGCGAGGCCGACGTCATCGCAAAGAACGTGAGCCCGAAGGTCGACGCGATCTTCACCGGCCACAGCCACCAGCAGTACAACTGCGTGATCAACGACCCCGCGGGCCAGCCGCGGCCGGTGATCCAGGGCGCGTCGTTCGGCCGGCTGCTGTCGGTAGTGGACCTGAAGGTCGACCTGCGCACGCGCGACGTCATCCGGGCGCAGACCAAGGCGCACAACGAGATCGTGACCCGCGACGTGACGCCGGACCCGGCCGTCACCAAGCTGGTGGACGAGGCCAAGACCAAGTCGGGCCCGATCGCCAACAAGCAGGTCGGCACCATCACCGCGGACCTCACCGCGGCCGGCGCGCCCTCGGGTGAGTCGACGATGGGCGACGTGATCGCCGACGCGCAGCTCGAAGGCACCAAGTCCAACAACGCGGTCGTCGCCATCACCAACCCCGGCGGCATCCGCGCGGACCTGAACTACGCGTCTTCGCCCAACGGCGAGGGCGACGGCGTGGTCACCTACGGCGAAGCGTTCACCGTGCAGCCGTTCGCGAACATCATGCAGACGATCACGCTCACCGGCGCGAACCTGAAGAACGTGCTGGAGCAGCAATGGGGCCAGCCGGGCGGCACCAAGATCCTGCAGATCTCGAGCAGCCTGCACTACACCTACTCGGCCTCGGCGCCGATCGGCTCGCGCATCTCGAACATCACCGTGAACGGCACGCCGGTCGACCCGGCCGCGACGTTCCGCGTGTCGGTGAACAACTTCCTCGCCGCGGGCGGCGACGGCTTCACCGAATTCACGAAGGGCACCGACCTCGCGGGCGGTCCCGTGGACCTCGACGCGCTGATCGCCTACCTCGGCGCGCACCCGGGCGTCACCCCGCCGCCGGCGGACCGGATCACGATGGTTCCGTAG
- a CDS encoding response regulator transcription factor has translation MRGIEPHRTPAVPGQPTANRSLGVAVVDPIPIFREGLASMVHRTPGLHWAGQAASHHAAMQLCEQVRPDVVILDSALDPHCHLTKLLNSGDPAVVLVTLVRDVNRTQQYLATAIAAGAHAIVPRAVDPRRLAEAVRRAHTDRRYIDPALAALTARPKRQPSPRAAPAEEHLTQPKGAMPLSRREYQVLQLVAEGLENSAIAKLLFLSVETVRTHVKSILRKLSARDRTHAVTIAFRSGILVPHADDAHNPVPADRAVVRGTT, from the coding sequence ATGCGCGGCATCGAGCCCCACCGAACGCCGGCTGTGCCCGGACAACCGACCGCGAACCGCAGCCTGGGGGTGGCCGTCGTCGATCCCATCCCGATCTTCCGCGAGGGCCTCGCGTCGATGGTCCACCGGACGCCGGGACTGCACTGGGCGGGCCAGGCGGCGAGCCACCACGCCGCGATGCAGCTGTGCGAGCAGGTGCGTCCCGACGTCGTGATCCTCGATTCGGCGCTGGACCCCCATTGCCACCTCACGAAGCTGCTCAACTCCGGCGACCCCGCCGTGGTGCTGGTGACGCTGGTGCGCGACGTCAACCGCACGCAGCAGTACCTGGCCACGGCCATCGCTGCGGGCGCGCACGCGATCGTGCCGCGGGCGGTGGACCCGCGGCGGCTGGCGGAAGCCGTGCGGCGCGCGCACACCGACCGGCGCTACATCGACCCGGCGCTGGCCGCGCTCACCGCGCGACCCAAACGGCAGCCGTCCCCCAGAGCGGCGCCGGCCGAGGAGCACCTGACCCAGCCGAAGGGCGCCATGCCGCTGTCGCGCCGCGAGTACCAGGTGCTGCAGCTCGTGGCCGAAGGCCTGGAGAACTCGGCGATCGCGAAGCTGTTGTTCCTCTCCGTCGAAACCGTCCGGACGCACGTGAAGAGCATCCTGCGCAAGCTGTCCGCGCGCGATCGCACGCACGCTGTGACCATCGCGTTCCGCAGCGGCATCCTCGTGCCCCACGCCGACGACGCCCACAACCCGGTGCCCGCGGATCGCGCCGTGGTGCGCGGCACTACCTGA
- a CDS encoding MmcQ/YjbR family DNA-binding protein — translation MTTWEDVVALAAELPETEESTWYRTPALKVAGKGFARLRSEAEGGVVLFCGLDEKEALLASGDPAYFTTPHYDGHGSILVDLERADPVQLKELLLESWRRKAPRKLL, via the coding sequence ATGACGACCTGGGAAGACGTGGTGGCACTCGCGGCGGAGCTGCCGGAGACCGAGGAGTCCACCTGGTACCGCACACCCGCGCTGAAGGTCGCGGGCAAGGGCTTCGCCCGCCTGCGCAGCGAAGCCGAGGGCGGCGTGGTCCTGTTCTGCGGCCTGGACGAGAAAGAAGCCCTCCTCGCGTCCGGCGACCCGGCGTACTTCACCACGCCGCACTACGACGGCCACGGCTCGATCCTGGTCGACCTGGAGCGGGCGGATCCGGTGCAGCTGAAGGAACTTCTGCTGGAATCGTGGCGGCGCAAGGCCCCGCGCAAACTGCTGTGA
- a CDS encoding class I SAM-dependent methyltransferase: MTTTPDGCSVDLYLRLPAAGEPEIVHGAGPAAASILELGSGCGRVTHPLLELGHAVVAVDESPEMLAHVRGAETVSARIGDLRLDREFDVVLLGSHLVNTADPAECHALLAAARRHLAPGGRLLVEWHPPEWFDHVTDGPGGLLGDIAVSLHDVVREGDLLSATVRYRAAERVWHQEFTCRRLGFPELSEALTSADLTFGEWLTVDRDWFSARGVADQVPI, translated from the coding sequence ATGACCACGACGCCCGACGGTTGCTCCGTGGACCTCTACCTGCGGCTGCCCGCGGCCGGCGAACCGGAGATCGTCCACGGCGCCGGGCCCGCCGCCGCATCGATCCTGGAGCTGGGCAGCGGCTGCGGGCGCGTGACGCACCCGTTGCTGGAGCTCGGCCACGCCGTAGTCGCCGTCGACGAATCGCCGGAGATGCTCGCCCACGTCCGCGGTGCCGAAACGGTGTCCGCGCGCATCGGCGACCTGCGGCTGGACCGCGAGTTCGACGTCGTCCTGCTCGGCAGCCACCTGGTCAACACGGCCGATCCGGCGGAGTGCCACGCGCTGCTCGCGGCGGCTCGGCGCCACCTCGCGCCCGGGGGCCGGCTGCTCGTCGAATGGCACCCGCCGGAGTGGTTCGACCACGTGACCGACGGGCCGGGCGGGCTCCTCGGTGACATCGCCGTTTCGCTGCACGACGTCGTCCGCGAGGGCGATCTGCTGTCCGCGACGGTGCGCTACCGAGCCGCCGAACGGGTGTGGCACCAAGAATTCACCTGTCGCCGGCTGGGTTTTCCGGAGCTGTCCGAGGCGCTGACCTCGGCCGATCTGACCTTCGGCGAGTGGCTGACCGTTGACCGGGATTGGTTCTCGGCACGCGGGGTAGCGGATCAGGTACCGATCTAG
- a CDS encoding VanZ family protein: MTNAQVTALQYGLIGFLAVWGTLLVPQLVLQLARYGRPRLRGLVTSAAVVFYACMALAVVFLPLPSANGRRLEQTVQLRPFQWIADIHTELVKHGLSAAHWFSTQTFQQAALNVLLFVPLGIFARILWRRGLVGALAVGATVSLAIEITQLTANFGTAPFVYRIFDVDDLMTNTFGAGLGWLFGALLLALRGIPSAIHAQPAGRERIDFAQTR, from the coding sequence ATGACGAACGCACAGGTCACGGCCCTGCAGTACGGGCTCATCGGATTCCTCGCGGTGTGGGGCACGCTGCTCGTCCCGCAGCTGGTGCTGCAGCTGGCGCGCTACGGCCGCCCGCGGCTGCGCGGCCTGGTGACCTCGGCGGCGGTCGTCTTCTACGCGTGCATGGCGCTCGCGGTCGTCTTCCTGCCGCTGCCGAGCGCGAACGGCCGGCGCCTCGAGCAGACGGTGCAGCTGCGGCCGTTCCAGTGGATCGCCGACATCCACACCGAGCTGGTGAAGCACGGACTTTCGGCGGCGCACTGGTTCAGCACGCAGACGTTCCAGCAGGCCGCGCTCAACGTGCTGCTCTTCGTGCCGCTCGGGATCTTCGCCCGCATCCTGTGGCGCCGCGGCCTCGTCGGCGCGCTGGCCGTGGGCGCGACGGTGTCACTGGCCATCGAGATCACGCAGCTCACCGCAAACTTCGGGACGGCGCCGTTCGTCTACCGCATCTTCGACGTCGACGACCTCATGACCAACACCTTCGGCGCCGGCCTCGGCTGGCTCTTCGGCGCCCTGCTGCTCGCCCTGCGCGGAATCCCTTCAGCGATCCACGCTCAGCCGGCCGGGCGCGAGCGGATCGACTTCGCCCAGACGCGCTAG